One Klebsiella electrica genomic window, CCGCTTACAGCTCCCGTCCTCGAACCAGGTCAACGTTAAACTGACCGTGGTGGAGGTAAGCAAAGAGTTTACCGACAACCTGGGCATTGAGTGGAGCAGCCTGACGCTGGATAGCATTATCAACGGCGGCAGCAGCGTGAACAGCCCCGGCATGTTTAATTTACTCGGTTTTCGCCGTGGGTTTGATGCCGGAAATATCAGCACCCTGATTAACGCCATCAAAAATGACTCGATTGCCCGGGTGCTGGCCCAGCCTAATCTCACCGTACTTTCCGGAGAGTCCGCCAGTTTCCTGGTAGGCGGCGAAATTCCGATTATGGTGAAAGACCAGGACTCGGTCACCGTGCAGTATAAAGAGTACGGTATTCGCCTGAATATCACCGCCAAGGTGGAAAAACGCCAGAAGATACGCCTGTTTGTCTCCAATGAATTAAGCAGCGTCACCGGTTCGTATGCCTATAACGACTACCAGATCCCGACCATGCGTACCCGGCGCTCCAGCTCAACCATCGAGCTGGCGGATGGCGACAGCTTTGTTATCGGCGGATTATTAAGCGAGGCCGATAAGGAGTCGCTCACCAAAGTGCCGTTTATTGGCGATATTCCGGTGCTGGGGGCATTGGCCCGTAGCTCGATGACCGAAAGAAGCAAAAGCGAACTGGTGGTATTCGCCACGGTGAATCTGGTGAAACCGCAGGCCGAAGCGGCGGCCCGCAAGATGTCGCTTCCATCCTTTCGCCGCAGCTCGGTTGAGAAGCTGTTCTTTAACGTCGGCGTTGACCAGAAAATGCGCGAAGAGCGTTTAAATAGTGATGCCGGACGCTTTCTTGAACAGGGCGGCTTTGCCCGCTAACGACCTCGCATCATTGACATATTTCTGGAGTGAAAGATGAAGTTGTTTTCGGATTCTAAAAAGAAAAGCGAGCCGGAAGTCGCGCAGAAGGCGAAAAAGGGGGGCGCGCAGTCGATAATTATTATCTCCCCTGATAAAGAGATACTTTCTGACATTAGCAGTTTGTTATTAATTAATAACTTTAATAACGTTATTGGTCACCCGCTTGATTTTTTTGCCTTGCAGGATGACAGCATTTTGCGCGGCGCCGCGACGGTAATTATTGATATCGGCAACTGTAATGATGTCACCTTAATCTGTGAAACGGCCACATTGCTGATTCCCGCCAGCGCGCGTCAGGTCTTTCTCGGTCGCAATGACTCAATAGCTTTCGCCCAGGCGCTGATGAGCGCCGGCGTCTGCTATCTGCATATTCAGTCCCAGCTGGCGCAGCTGGCCGGGCAGCTCCAGCAGCCTGACAGCGCCCTGGCGACGCGCAGCATGATGAAAATCAGTCTGCTGGGCTGCAAAGGCGGCGTGGGTACCACAACCGTGGCCTGGCAGCTGTTTCAGGCCATCGGTATGCAGACCTCGATCCCCTCGCTGCTGGTGCAGGGCGCCAGCGGCAGCCGGGATCTTGATTTAATGACCTCCCGTACTCTGCCCAGAGACGGGGCGATTACGCCGATGGGGCCTCAGCAGTCCGCGCGCATAGAGCCCCTGGATGCGGCCTGGACCTATGACGATAGCCACTTCAATGCGTTCAATCTGGTGATGTTCGATCACGGCGTCTATGCCCAACCCTACGAGCATCTTGAGACCGTCTTTACGCAATCCAGCACCTTGATTCTGGTGATTAACCGCGATCTGAGCGCCCTGCGGGTGGCTAAGTATTTGCTGGATGAGAAGCAGCGCGTTGACCTGTCGCGCGGCGGCAAAGAGCTGCGGGTCTTCATCTGCCTCAATGAGAATCACCCTGCGCACGGCGATGAGCTGCGCAATGACGATATTGAGGAGTACCTGGGTTACCCGCTGGCGGTGATTAACCCGTGGAACGTTAAGCAAAACCAACCGTTGTCGGCAACACCGCTGTGGCGTTTTGCCGCCCAAAGCCTGCTGGGTAAATCTGAGCAGGAGACGGCAAAGAGAAGATTATTTCCATCGTTTTTCTCATTACGCCCCGACCGTAAGTCGTAGCGGATTTCGTCACGCGGCGGGAACATAACTTTTAAGGATGACGACAGCGATGGATACGGAGAGCTTTGAATCCCTGCTCTATTTTCGTGAGCTGGTGCTGAAGAGCGTTGATTTAGAACGGGTTGATGCGTTGCGTCACGATCGCGATGCGCTGTTTCGGGAAATCAGCGAGGTGATCACGCGGCAGGTGAACAGCAGCGGCAGATATTTATCCTCCCGCGCCAGTCACGATCTGTGCGAGCTGGTTACCGATGAGATAACCGGCTACGGCCCGCTACGGGAATTAATGGAAGACGACACCATCAGCGATATTTTGGTGAACGGCCCGGATCGCATTTTTGTTGAGCGTTTCGGCAAACTTGAACAGGTCGATAAACGCTTCCTCAACGACGTTCAGCTCACCGATATCGCCAGACGGCTGGTTTCGCGAGTGGGGCGCCGGGTCGATGATTCCCAGCCGCTGGTGGACGCAAGGATGCCGGACGGCAGCCGCCTCAACGTGGTGATTTCACCGGTGGCGCTGGATGGCGCGTCGATCTCCATCCGTAAGTTTGGCAAGGGTAAGAAATCACTGGCCGACCTGGTGGAGTACGGCAGCATGAATGAAATGATGGCCAATTTTCTGGTCATCGCCAGCCGCTGTCGGGTCAACATTATTGTCTCCGGGGGGGACGGGCTCGGGGAAAACCACGCTGCTTAACGCGATGTCGCAATACATCAATGAAGATGAGCGGGTACTTACCCTGGAAGATGCCGCCGAACTGCGGTTACAGCGGCCGCACGTGGTTCGCCTGGAGACGCGAATGGCCGGGTCGGAAAACCAGGGAGTGGTGAATATGCGCCATCTGGTGGTCAACGCGCTGCGTATGCGTCCCGACAGGATAATCGTCGGCGAGTGTCGTGGCGAGGAGGCTTTTGAGATGCTGCAGGCCATGAACACCGGCCATGATGGTTCAATGTCGACGCTGCATGCCAACTCGCCGCGCGACGCGCTGGCGCGTCTGGAGAGCATGATCATGATGTCCAGCGCGTCGCTGCCGTTGGCGGCCATACGCCGCAACATCGCCTCGGCGGTCAACATCATCGTGCAGGTGTCGCGCCTGCCGGACGGCT contains:
- a CDS encoding type II and III secretion system protein family protein produces the protein MTQRLFCIKRLFVLLVLCVFSLGARAEVVNLKPGQSKTLRFASAVNTVFVSDPAVADYKIVNDKNIVLYARKLGSTELVVYGPQAKILMNLSVDVDPFLSDIRQRVAREYPGSTVEVKRFQNADKATWILSGTVPDEESRDGVYQLVGSLVGSGDGGSKSNGSNTSSENTRFAIAKVYDNVINRLQLPSSNQVNVKLTVVEVSKEFTDNLGIEWSSLTLDSIINGGSSVNSPGMFNLLGFRRGFDAGNISTLINAIKNDSIARVLAQPNLTVLSGESASFLVGGEIPIMVKDQDSVTVQYKEYGIRLNITAKVEKRQKIRLFVSNELSSVTGSYAYNDYQIPTMRTRRSSSTIELADGDSFVIGGLLSEADKESLTKVPFIGDIPVLGALARSSMTERSKSELVVFATVNLVKPQAEAAARKMSLPSFRRSSVEKLFFNVGVDQKMREERLNSDAGRFLEQGGFAR